Within Ictalurus furcatus strain D&B unplaced genomic scaffold, Billie_1.0 scf5, whole genome shotgun sequence, the genomic segment CTTAAAAATGGATCTTGGAATGATAGTCAGCATGTCTGCAGCATGAATTCATAGTATTTACGATCTAGTATTTGAcctgtaaatatgtaaaaaagaGAAGTATTCATATATTTGTCCTTACACGTCATGTTCATCTTTCCCTGTGGCCTCATTTGCTCCTCTGTGCCAACTCCCTTTCATCTTTTAACATTTCAATACAGTTTTTAGCTACttgaaggtttttgtttgttttttccccccaaagtgaatcatccatctatttttgtattttattagttaCTTTCCATTTTATGTCCGCTCTGTCATCACACTGAAGTGTGATAGTTATGTCCGTATTATTCATTTCTCACAGACCTGCCTTTCACCTTGCTAATATATGGAAGCACTGAATAAACAGtcaatttgtcatgtttttgtatgtcgctccggttttgagtgcaggtgaggactcgctcgagcttcacatggtgcggctggaactggaggatttggagaagcagatccgcgGCCTACGCGagaagcaggcccagctgctggagcgacaaactgcgctggaaacatcttgtgcctctgcccacatatccaaggtaagcacacagcgtgCTATTTCCACTCCCAGGccctctacgccgtgtgtttctctgtgcagggaccgtgcacctaggaccttcccagccgtggtctccgtcacgccggcgccaacacacctcgggccttgggtgaaccagcggcggaAGGCGCGGGCTGGACCCCAGGTGAGGAGCTCGccacctccggtgttcgagattccGACCAGACCtaacgctgtgatcgtcggggactccattgtgcggaacgtccgtgtagcctcatctaaaggtaaggtgcacacacactgtttttctggtgctcgtgtccttgatgtcgctgcgcaggtatccgggatcctgaagaaggacgagcgcattggagcTGTTGTGCTGCACGCTGGGACGAACGacaccaggctgcggcagacggaggttctgaagaggcaCTTgtccagcctgatcgagacggtacgaggcagatcacccgccgcgaagatcatcgtctctggacctcttcccacatacagacgtggagcagaaaagttcagtagacttctagctttaaatgattggttagtctcttggtgtaatgagcagaatttggtgtttgtcaataactggaatctgttctgggagcgtcctaggttgtttcatcctgatggcctgcagcctcggagcggaactgctgtctgacaacatctccaaggcgctacactccaagtgactgtctaccgtaagtacatcttctGACAATAACgacattcagtataatcaatgttcaattaataatcCGGGCCCggtaatacatactatagagactgtgtctgttccccgagctatacaaatatatagacaatctcggaaagtctgtcttcgtaacctaattaacctaaaattagatcatactgaatgcacatccagcacctttaatctgaagctaggactattaaacattagatctcttgcgtctaaggctcttattgttaacgacatcattactgatcaggaatgtaatttaatgtgtttaacagaaacttggattaaaccaaacgagtacatagcattaaatgaagccagtcctcctggatacagttatgtacatcagcctcgttcaactggtagaggaggaggtgttggtctcatccatagaaaaaacctaagcataaatttaattcttctgaaattctttataccagtataaagttattttttgtggctacataagtaAATTCCTCTCTTATTTACAggcccccagggccatatactgaatttcttagtgaatctgcagactttgtctcaaacctggttgtgtctgtagataaagcattaatcgtcggagactttaatattcactttgataacccagaagaccctctgagaacagcggttgtgtccatcttagattcagtagaggtcaatcagaacgtaatcggacctactcataatggtggtcacactcttgacctcatactaacatacggacaaTGTATAGGAAATATTGTAACacttccacagtctgaagttgtctccgATCATTCTTATgtcgttcataatacgtatggatcatatttccacctcgcctcgctaccgcgtaaaacgtactttcacatcagctactgcaccgagcttcatcaataacctcgcagaaacatcagttagatttggatcaccgtcagatcacatagaactcgatcaggcaaCTGAAagcttagagtcaacactccgctgcacgctagatagagtggctccactcaaaagaaaaataattagagaaaaaaactagcaccctggtataacgatcaaacgcgaaccttaaaacagacaactcgacaattagaacgtaaacggcgtcaaaccaaactggtgatatttcaaacagcgtggaaggagagcctactgaaatataggaaatctcttggcgatgctagaaaaatctatttctccaccttaataggagacaacaaaaacaattctagattccttttcaacacagtagcaaaattaactaggaatgaaaccactacagagagaaacactcaatcattacatagcagtgaagatttcatggaatttttcattgataaggctgaaaatattagacgtgaaatacaggccattaaattaaaaccggacagtactgtaacaaacccattacatgacaatgtagcaatatcagatcaatgtttagagtattttgctccgcttagagagaccgaactagctacattaatctcttcagccaattcatcaacttgcatactagatcctgtgcctacatgtttgtttaaacagatttgtccaggagtaattgaaccacttctaaatataatcaattcttccctaagcactggctatgtacctaaatcacttaaattagcagttattaaacctttgattaaaaaacctgaccttgacccctctcaactgtccagctatagaccaatatcaaatctccccttcatctctaagatcttagaaaaggttgtacacagcagctctgctcgtacttagataggaataacattcatgaaatgtatcagtcaggatttagacctcatcatagcacagagacagcattagttaaagtagtaaatgacctactactgacctctgatcagggttgtgtctcactgcttgtgttactcgaccttagtgcagcttttgatactatagatcacactattctccttgatagattagaaaatgttgttggtattaagggaacagtcctctcctggctcaggtcttatctgaccgatcgttatcagttcgtagatgtaaatggtgatttctccgtgcatactgaggttacttttggagttccacagggttctgttttaggcccactgctctttactttatatatgctacccttaggacaaattattcataaacatggaattatcttccactgttatgctgatgatacacagttgtatgtttcagcgaagccagaggacagacagaagcttagtaaagttgaggattgtgtaaaggacattagacattggatgttaagtaacttccttttacttaattctgataaacagaaatacttttattaggcccacgtgtagctagaagtaatctttctgatcacatggttactctggatggtctttctgtttcatcatgtgcagcagtaaaagaccttggagtgattattgactccggcctatcatttgatgctcatgtagataatattactaggatagtcttctttcatctcagaaatatttctaagataagaaacattgtcactacatgatgcagaaatactagttgcatgcattcgtcacctctagattagattactgtaatgccttactgtctggatgttccagtaggaatataaataagctccagttagtccagaatgcagctgctagagtcctaactagaactagaagatacgaccatatcacaccaatattatcagtactgcattggctcccagtaaaatcttgCATTAACTATAagatacttttattaacctataaagcactaaatggtctcgcgccacaatatctaagcgaccttttggttttctatgatccgccacgcctacttggatcaaaagatgcaggctatttgacggtacctcgaatagtgaaggctacagcagggggaagagctttctcttatagagccccacagttatggaacagtcttcctattagtgttcgggactcagacacagtctcagtgtttaagtctaggcttaaaacgtatttgtttactcaagcctaccctgactaccctgttctactacttcgcagtcataatcttttttctccctctctcctttcgccgaaccccccacgaatttatggagatactagagatccggatcctttctgcctctggatggagctcaaatcttctctaattccagactgctgggactacggctgctcctaaggccatacagacttcatataaatccataatgaaatttttcacactaactgttgttacccagatgaggatgggttcccttctgagtcgggtttcttcctcttaaaacatcttagggagtttttccttgccaccgtcg encodes:
- the LOC128604903 gene encoding uncharacterized protein LOC128604903, with translation MVRLELEDLEKQIRGLREKQAQLLERQTALETSCASAHISKVSTQRAISTPRPSTPCVSLCRDRAPRTFPAVVSVTPAPTHLGPWVNQRRKARAGPQVRSSPPPVFEIPTRPNAVIVGDSIVRNVRVASSKGKVHTHCFSGARVLDVAAQVSGILKKDERIGAVVLHAGTNDTRLRQTEVLKRHLSSLIETVRGRSPAAKIIVSGPLPTYRRGAEKFSRLLALNDWLVSWCNEQNLVFVNNWNLFWERPRLFHPDGLQPRSGTAV